TCCGGAAATCCCAACCTGGGTTTCTGCCGCCGTGTTCTTTGTGGTGATCAACGCCATCAACCTGACAAACGTAAAAGTGTTTGGTGAGATGGAGTTCTGGTTTGCCATTATCAAAGTTATCGCGGTGGTAGCAATGATCATCTTCGGCGGCTGGCTGCTATTCAGCGGCAACGGCGGCCCGCAGGCGACCGTTAGCAACCTGTGGGATCAGGGTGGTTTCCTGCCGCACGGCTTCACCGGGCTGGTGATGATGATGGCGATTATCATGTTCTCGTTCGGCGGTCTGGAACTGGTGGGGATCACCGCAGCAGAAGCTGATAACCCGGAGCAAAGTATCCCGAAAGCAACTAACCAGGTTATCTACCGCATCCTGATTTTCTATATTGGTTCGTTAGCCGTTCTGCTCTCACTGATGCCGTGGACCCGCGTTACCGCCGATACCAGTCCGTTTGTGCTGATCTTCCACGAGTTAGGCGATACCTTTGTGGCGAATGCGCTGAACATCGTGGTACTGACTGCGGCGCTCTCCGTGTACAACAGCTGCGTATATTGCAACAGCCGTATGCTGTTTGGTCTGGCACAACAGGGCAACGCGCCAAAAGCGCTGGCGTCTGTCGACAAACGCGGTGTACCGGTTAACACTATTCTGGTGTCTGCGCTGGTTACGGCATTGTGCGTGCTGATTAACTACCTTGCACCGGAATCCGCATTCGGACTGTTAATGGCGCTGGTGGTATCTGCACTGGTCATCAACTGGGCGATGATTAGCCTGGCGCATATGAAATTCCGTCGCGCCAAGCAGGAACAAGGCGTGGTAACTCGCTTCCCTGCTCTGCTTTATCCGCTGGGTAACTGGATCTGCCTGCTGTTTATGGCGGCGGTACTGGTGATTATGCTGATGACCCCAGGAATGGCGATTTCGGTATACCTGATCCCGGTATGGCTGATCGTGTTAGGTATCGGCTATCTGTTTAAAGAGAAAACCGCCAAAACCGTAAAAGCGCATTAATCTCTCTACGCCCTC
The nucleotide sequence above comes from Escherichia coli. Encoded proteins:
- the aroP gene encoding aromatic amino acid transporter AroP; translation: MMEGQQHGEQLKRGLKNRHIQLIALGGAIGTGLFLGSASVIQSAGPGIILGYAIAGFIAFLIMRQLGEMVVEEPVAGSFSHFAYKYWGSFAGFASGWNYWVLYVLVAMAELTAVGKYIQFWYPEIPTWVSAAVFFVVINAINLTNVKVFGEMEFWFAIIKVIAVVAMIIFGGWLLFSGNGGPQATVSNLWDQGGFLPHGFTGLVMMMAIIMFSFGGLELVGITAAEADNPEQSIPKATNQVIYRILIFYIGSLAVLLSLMPWTRVTADTSPFVLIFHELGDTFVANALNIVVLTAALSVYNSCVYCNSRMLFGLAQQGNAPKALASVDKRGVPVNTILVSALVTALCVLINYLAPESAFGLLMALVVSALVINWAMISLAHMKFRRAKQEQGVVTRFPALLYPLGNWICLLFMAAVLVIMLMTPGMAISVYLIPVWLIVLGIGYLFKEKTAKTVKAH